One window of the Serinus canaria isolate serCan28SL12 chromosome 9, serCan2020, whole genome shotgun sequence genome contains the following:
- the GP5 gene encoding platelet glycoprotein V, with amino-acid sequence MLVFRLSVMIKLFFQLDASICPEKCDCSSKNAIYCSGPHIKDLELLNLPCNMTEIHITNANISYLQDGFARMAELQHLILSSNNIALVSPSAFKGLGRLKVLKLLDNKLVELPPEVFDDMVQLQQLIIESNRLKSIEENLFDKLASLQELYLNKNQLTAIPSGMMKKLAKLRILNLSRNYLAALPRNIFSALARLERLMLYINRLSSIESGVFDSLKELQELFLHSNNIHSIAADTFHCLRKLRTLTLSRNRLQVLPSGLFLHLHELSKLTLYRNPLKSLPEVLFGEMRLLGSLWLYHTKLSTIPDFVFSNLTNLELLVLSFNPELTVLPRNVFSGLNELRGLSLHTSNISSLPEGIFLSLQKLQNISLFDTKLEVLPRNLFHNLKHLQKVYLNSTNLQSLPADFFTALPELEEVVLDDNPWKCDCQILGFREWLQKSTAIVKNVPSLMCHSPVALQNISLVSLSIDDPECLPTTAMTYQTCSSAYSQTLTSPVTEHFTSSQGTAVTVQSDMEITSTPTSIPSATPGFTSSHVEDVGQPGLHFSDVPVQTSPSIIARTSSVRRTDLTTLVWWNEFPAHSSAKPYFNFTYCQLFLCVHSLILTLQTVVIVLSLYVMGNTRQLLLSRNIPAQPVVLRRILRR; translated from the coding sequence ATGTTGGTGTTTCGTTTGTCAGTGATGATCAAGCTTTTCTTCCAGTTGGATGCATCCATTTGTCCTGAGAAGTGTGACTGCTCTtcaaaaaatgcaatttattgcTCTGGCCCCCACATAAAAGACCTGGAATTGTTAAATCTGCCTTGCAACATGACAGAAATTCACATAACAAACGCTAACATATCATACTTGCAGGATGGTTTTGCTAGGATGGCGGAACTGCAGCATCTCATCCTGTCTTCAAACAACATTGCTCTGGTTTCACCATCAGCTTTTAAAGGCTTGGGAAGGCTAAAAGTCCTCAAACTGCTAGATAATAAGCTGGTTGAACTTCCCCCAGAAGTATTTGATGACATGGTACAGCTTCAGCAATTGATCATTGAAAGTAACAGGTTGAAATCTATTGAGGAAAATCTGTTTGATAAACTGGCTAGTTTGCAGGAGCTTTACTTGAACAAAAACCAGCTAACAGCAATTCCCAGTGGCATGATGAAGAAACTTGCCAAACTCAGAATACTGAACTTGTCAAGAAATTACTTAGCAGCACTGCCTAGAAATATATTTAGTGCATTAGCCAGGCTTGAGAGGCTGATGCTGTATATTAATAGGCTGTCTTCAATAGAGTCTGGTGTGTTTGATAGCctaaaggagctgcaggagcttttCCTGCATTCCAATAATATCCATTCCATTGCCGCTGACACATTTCATTGTCTTCGCAAACTAAGAACGCTGACACTCTCCAGAAACAGGCTTCAGGTTTTGccttctgggctttttttgcACTTGCATGAGCTGTCTAAACTGACCTTGTACAGGAACCCACTGAAGTCTCTTCCAGAAGTACTGTTTGGAGAGATGAGGCTTCTTGGTAGCCTATGGCTGTATCACACAAAGCTCTCAACAATACCAGATTTTGTGTTCAGTAACTTGACAAATTTAGAGCTTCTTGTGCTGAGTTTTAACCCAGAGCTTACGGTTCTTCCTAGGAATGTATTCAGTGGCCTGAATGAACTGCGGGGCCTTTCTCTCCATACAAGTAATATTTCCAGTTTGCCAGAGGGAATCTTTCTGAGCCTTCAGAAACTGCAGAACATTTCCCTCTTTGATACAAAGCTTGAGGTTCTTCCTAGAAACCTCTTTCATAATCTCAAGCACCTCCAGAAAGTTTACCTGAATAGTACTAACCTGCAGTCTCTTCCTGCAGACTTCTTTACTGCTTTACCTGAGCTGGAAGAAGTTGTCCTTGACGACAACCCTTGGAAATGTGATTGCCAAATTCTTGGGTTTCGAGAATGGCTCCAAAAGAGCACAGCAATAGTTAAAAATGTGCCATCTCTGATGTGCCACAGCCCAGTGGCACTGCAGAATATTTCTCTTGTGTCTCTAAGCATCGATGACCCAGAGTGCCTGCCAACCACAGCTATGACCTATCAGACGTGCAGCTCAGCTTATTCCCAAACTTTGACATCTCCTGTGACAGAGCACTTCACATCATCTCAGGGGACTGCTGTAACAGTGCAGTCTGACATGGAAATCACCAGCACACCCACGTCAATTCCTTCTGCAACTCCAGGTTTTACCTCCTCCCACGTTGAAGATGTTGGACAACCTGGGCTACATTTCTCAGATGTTCCAGTCCAAACTTCTCCCAGCATCATAGCACGAACCAGCAGTGTTAGAAGGACAGATTTAACTACTCTTGTCTGGTGGAATGAGTTTCCAGCCCACAGCAGTGCTAAAccctattttaattttacttacTGCCAGCTGTTCTTGTGTGTTCACAGTTTGATTTTAACACTCCAGACTGTAGTCATTGTGCTCAGTCTATATGTGATGGGTAACACCAGGCAGCTCTTGCTCTCCAGAAATATTCCTGCTCAGCCTGTAGTTCTGAGAAGAATATTAAGAAGATAG